From the genome of Brassica oleracea mitochondrion, complete genome:
AGTTTTGACTTGAGCGCTGCCACCGATCGGTGGCCCGTTCCAGTCATATATGAGCTTATGGCGTGCCTTTTCGGTCAAACGATGGCATCGTGCATTGTCAATGGTGCCTTAGCACTCAACTCATGCTCTTTGAAGTCCGTTACTGGACGGCATGACGAAGTTGTGTTTGTTGCAGGTCAACCTTTGGGTTATTACGGCTCCTGGGCTCTATTCGCGTTGTCCCACCATGCTATTGTGTGGTTGGCAGCATTACGAGCATATCCTCATCAGACGAGACCATTTCTCGACTACGCTTTGTTAGGTGATGACATCGTCATTGCCGATCGTAGTGTGGCTAAGGAGTACCGTTCTCTACTTGATGCTTTGCAAGTAGATATATCTGATGCCAAGTCTATTGTATCTGAGACGGGTTGTCTTGAGTTCGCCAAGCGGTTCTGGGTTAAGATAATGTCGAAGGACTTATCCCCAGTATCTGCGAAAGCTGTGCTTGAGAGCTACTTCCTCGTTGGTACTCAGCAGTTGGCCTATAAGTACAAGTTAAGTCCTAAGACTTGTTTAAGGTTAAATAAAGCTGGATACCGCGTGCTAGGACAAATGGACACTAAGGCCCTATCCCGGCGTTTTAGTCGGATTCAGGCGTTATCTAGTAAGCTTTTAGTCGGTCCTGATCGGTTACCACTCGAGTGGTGGATTGGAAGAGGATTACCTCTCAGTCCCTATCTTCGTGGTGTGTTAATTGCAAGGATTCGGGATGGGATGAAGCTTAAGCAGCTCACGCCCCCTCCCTTGGAGATGTTCCTTTGTGGAGAGCCAGAAGCACATATCGCAGAAAACACCGCTTATAGACATTGGATGAACAATGGTGTGAGTACGTGGTATGGTTTGACTTCGTTCCTCGTCGTGCCCCTTCCCACCTAGGAAGAGATACTAACCCGCAGCTGCACTTGGTGCAATCACAGCAGAAAACCCTTCTCCTAGACATTCCTCGGGGGCAGAGGCAGACCACACCACCTCGGAAACAAACAAACAGCACATGCAGCAACAGAGACAGGCGTTCATCGCTCACTTACCTGCATACATCATGACAACTTGTTCCCATCTCACCATGCAGAGGCGCGTAGCGAGTAACAATCCGGTCCATGTGCTGGCTTGGCATGGAAGGCAACCCTTTCTTTTTCGCAGCGCTACGCGCCTCCACATCCAGTGAAGAGATCCTGGACAGGGAAGTCAGAAGGTCTGCAAGCCTAATTCGGATTCTTTTTCTAACGTCCTACCTACAGGCGCATAGGAGCTAGTTTTCCAACCGCGGAACAATATCTTACACTTAGATTCCACCATAGTGCTAGATTAACTAGGCCTTCCCTCCACTAAACAGATTCCATCGTAGTGGATAGAAGTCTTTAGACTAAGGGCAGACCGCAAGGGCAAATCTTAGGCATTGGTTCCGAGGACGGTAGCCTACTGAGAATGAAGGAAGAGAAGCGATTTTGAATACTTTCTAAGATATTTCCACGATCAATACCGACTTCCTTATCTTTTCTCTTGGAAGTCGAACCTTTATCTGTATGGAAAAGAGGGCTTCTACCTATACTTGGTTGAGAAAAGGCTGAATGGTCCAGGACAAGAAAAAGCCACTAAAAAGAACTGTAGGTCATACAGGGTAGTCCACTTTATCTTTATCCGTGACTCTGAGTACAAGATTTCCGGGATCAAGAAAGTCGCAAATAAATATGCTGGGCTGGACTCTTTTCTCGTATGCCCGGAAAACGTTGTTTCGATAGAACTCAGCTTGCTGCATAGCTCGTCTAAACAAAACACTCCAGATCCGCACTTCCCTTTAAATATACTCCAAAGGGACTAAGCTTGACTAAGAAGGGCTTTGCTCCGCATGAGACAAAGTTATCAAAAAGTACTTATTCCAATTTAGATAACCCTGATTAGAAACACACTTGACCGTTTTATAGCTTGAACCAGAACAAACATTAAACGCCCGGAACAACTGTTAGAATTTCGATCGAACAAGTATTGGCATTCTGTCAGCATTTCCCCCGCGGTCAGTGATAGTTAGGAAAGGAAGAAAGAAAGGGTGATACACGAGAAGCTAGGTCAGGTATATATAGCGATTGCAGATGGTGCACTAGTTTCGTATACATAGGCCCTGGTTGGTA
Proteins encoded in this window:
- the orf448 gene encoding orf448, whose protein sequence is MFLETAAFARQLRIIHSEPDGIFSPGILFQPGYTLYPFDTKFSTWAANEGLRFYEAWPGLVFDSLAMGFDRSSQPLYSGRLAQSLEGAGKRRLFVIGNWFKQRLLYPVHVWGMSVLRRIPQDGTFHQEGPIHRLAKRRPRFIASFDLSAATDRWPVPVIYELMACLFGQTMASCIVNGALALNSCSLKSVTGRHDEVVFVAGQPLGYYGSWALFALSHHAIVWLAALRAYPHQTRPFLDYALLGDDIVIADRSVAKEYRSLLDALQVDISDAKSIVSETGCLEFAKRFWVKIMSKDLSPVSAKAVLESYFLVGTQQLAYKYKLSPKTCLRLNKAGYRVLGQMDTKALSRRFSRIQALSSKLLVGPDRLPLEWWIGRGLPLSPYLRGVLIARIRDGMKLKQLTPPPLEMFLCGEPEAHIAENTAYRHWMNNGVSTWYGLTSFLVVPLPT